In Rhizobium sp. N324, a single genomic region encodes these proteins:
- a CDS encoding adenosine kinase — MTRFDVLTVGNAIVDIIARCDDQFLIDNQITKAAMNLIDAERAELLYSRMGPALEASGGSAGNTAAGVANLGGKAAYFGNVAADQLGDIFTHDIRAQGVHYQTKPKGTFPPTARSMIFVTEDGERSMNTYLGACVELGPEDVEADVVADAKVTYFEGYLWDPPRAKEAILDCARIAHQNGREVSMTLSDSFCVGRYRGEFLDLMRSGKIDIVFANRQEALSLYETDDFEEALNRIAADCKIAAVTMSEDGAVILKGRERYYVDAIRIREVVDTTGAGDLFASGFLYGYTQGRSLEDCGKLGCLAAGIVIQQIGPRPMTSLSEAARQAGLI, encoded by the coding sequence ATGACAAGATTCGATGTTCTGACAGTCGGCAACGCAATCGTGGACATTATTGCCCGTTGCGACGACCAGTTCCTCATTGACAACCAGATCACCAAGGCGGCGATGAACCTCATCGACGCCGAACGGGCCGAACTCTTGTATTCGCGCATGGGGCCGGCGCTGGAAGCCTCCGGCGGCAGCGCCGGCAATACGGCGGCCGGCGTTGCGAACCTCGGCGGCAAGGCTGCCTATTTCGGCAATGTCGCTGCCGATCAGCTCGGCGACATCTTCACCCACGACATTCGCGCCCAGGGCGTTCACTACCAGACGAAGCCCAAGGGCACCTTTCCGCCAACGGCGCGTTCGATGATCTTCGTCACCGAGGACGGCGAGCGGTCGATGAACACCTATCTCGGCGCCTGCGTCGAACTCGGGCCCGAGGACGTCGAGGCCGATGTCGTGGCCGACGCCAAGGTCACCTATTTCGAAGGTTATCTCTGGGACCCGCCGCGCGCCAAGGAAGCGATCCTCGATTGTGCCCGCATCGCCCATCAAAACGGCCGGGAAGTGTCGATGACGCTGTCCGACAGTTTCTGCGTCGGCCGTTATCGCGGCGAATTCCTCGATCTGATGCGCTCCGGCAAGATCGATATCGTCTTCGCCAATCGCCAGGAAGCGCTGTCGCTCTACGAAACCGATGATTTCGAAGAGGCGCTGAACAGGATCGCCGCCGATTGCAAGATCGCCGCCGTGACGATGAGCGAGGATGGCGCCGTCATCCTGAAGGGCCGCGAGCGTTATTACGTCGATGCGATCAGGATCAGGGAAGTCGTCGATACGACGGGTGCCGGCGATCTCTTCGCCTCCGGCTTCCTTTACGGCTATACCCAGGGGCGCTCGCTGGAGGATTGCGGCAAGCTCGGCTGCCTCGCCGCCGGCATCGTCATCCAGCAGATCGGCCCGCGCCCGATGACCTCGCTGTCCGAGGCTGCCAGGCAGGCAGGGCTTATTTAA
- a CDS encoding DNA polymerase III subunit gamma/tau → MSDTERQSKDAASTGTGYRVLARKYRPKDFTDLMVGQEPMVRTLTNAFETGRIAQAYMLTGVRGVGKTTTARILARALNYKTSEIDKPTIDLRTPGEHCQAIMEGRHVDVIEMDAASHTGIDDIREIIEQVRYRPVSARYKVYIIDEVHMLSTQAFNGLLKTLEEPPEHVKFIFATTEIRKVPITVLSRCQRFDLRRISASDLVGLFSTIAAKEGIEAEPDALAMIARAAEGSARDGLSLLDQAIAHGAGAVQAEAVRGMLGLADRARIVDLFQHVVKGDVAAALGEFQSQYEAGANPVVVLTDLADFTHLVTRLKYVPDAANDPSLSEVERTKAAEFAKGVAVTTLSRIWQMLLKGIPETEGSSRTAGAAEMVLIRLTHAAHLPAPEDAARRLAEFSADNAGPRPASPPSGNGGGGTRVPYQSSVAARAPEIAPGKPQASAPVAMLRAVPSSQPETMPVGRIETKPAETPKPLVPVNSISDIVDLAAEKRDVKLKALVRNFVRPVRIESGRLDVNLTEGAPGTLLNELAVKLKEWTGIHWIVSTSREEGGPTMVEAEAKAQQQRVSDARQDPDVAAILAQFPGAKIIDVRVRAPTPEEEAEEATPPAAAESEDGDILPGDDIEF, encoded by the coding sequence ATGAGCGACACCGAGCGACAATCAAAAGATGCCGCCTCGACGGGCACCGGATACCGGGTGCTGGCTCGCAAATACCGCCCCAAGGATTTCACGGACCTGATGGTCGGCCAGGAGCCGATGGTCCGCACCCTGACCAATGCCTTCGAGACCGGCCGCATCGCCCAGGCCTATATGCTGACCGGCGTGCGCGGCGTCGGCAAGACGACGACGGCACGCATCCTGGCGCGGGCGCTGAACTACAAGACGTCGGAGATCGACAAACCGACGATCGACCTTCGCACCCCCGGCGAGCACTGCCAGGCGATCATGGAAGGCCGGCATGTCGACGTGATCGAGATGGACGCGGCCTCCCATACCGGTATCGACGATATAAGAGAGATCATCGAGCAGGTGCGCTACCGCCCGGTTTCGGCGCGTTACAAGGTCTATATCATCGACGAAGTGCACATGCTCTCGACGCAGGCCTTCAACGGCCTGCTGAAGACGCTCGAAGAGCCGCCTGAGCATGTGAAATTCATCTTCGCCACCACCGAAATCCGCAAGGTGCCGATCACGGTGCTGTCGCGCTGCCAGCGCTTCGACCTGCGCCGCATCAGCGCGTCGGATCTCGTCGGGCTGTTTTCGACGATCGCCGCCAAGGAAGGCATCGAGGCCGAACCGGATGCGCTGGCAATGATCGCACGCGCGGCCGAAGGCTCGGCGCGCGACGGCCTGTCGCTGCTCGACCAGGCGATCGCCCATGGCGCCGGCGCCGTGCAGGCGGAAGCCGTGCGCGGGATGCTCGGCCTTGCCGACCGCGCCCGGATCGTCGATCTGTTCCAGCATGTCGTCAAGGGTGATGTGGCCGCAGCCCTCGGCGAATTTCAGAGCCAGTACGAGGCCGGCGCCAATCCGGTGGTGGTGCTGACCGATCTTGCCGATTTCACCCATCTGGTGACGCGGCTGAAATATGTGCCGGATGCGGCAAACGACCCTTCGCTCAGCGAAGTCGAGCGCACCAAGGCGGCGGAATTCGCCAAGGGCGTCGCGGTGACGACGCTGTCGCGCATCTGGCAGATGCTGCTGAAGGGCATTCCGGAAACGGAAGGCTCGTCGCGGACGGCGGGTGCGGCCGAAATGGTGCTGATCCGGCTCACGCATGCGGCGCATCTGCCGGCGCCCGAGGATGCAGCGCGGCGGCTTGCCGAATTTTCCGCCGACAATGCCGGCCCGCGGCCCGCCTCCCCGCCTTCCGGCAATGGCGGCGGCGGCACGCGCGTTCCCTATCAAAGCAGCGTCGCGGCGCGCGCGCCGGAAATCGCGCCCGGCAAGCCGCAGGCGTCCGCGCCGGTGGCGATGCTGCGCGCCGTGCCCAGCAGCCAGCCGGAGACCATGCCAGTCGGCCGGATCGAGACGAAACCGGCGGAGACACCGAAGCCGCTCGTCCCGGTCAATTCGATCAGTGATATCGTCGATCTCGCCGCCGAAAAACGGGACGTCAAGCTGAAGGCACTGGTGCGCAACTTCGTGCGGCCCGTCCGCATCGAATCCGGGCGGCTGGATGTGAACCTCACCGAGGGCGCACCGGGCACGCTGCTGAACGAGCTTGCCGTCAAACTGAAGGAATGGACGGGCATCCACTGGATCGTCAGCACCAGCCGCGAAGAAGGCGGACCGACGATGGTGGAGGCGGAAGCCAAGGCACAGCAACAGCGCGTCAGCGATGCCCGCCAGGACCCGGATGTCGCGGCGATCCTGGCGCAGTTTCCGGGCGCCAAGATCATCGACGTGCGCGTCAGGGCGCCGACGCCCGAGGAAGAAGCGGAAGAGGCGACGCCGCCTGCCGCCGCCGAATCGGAAGACGGTGATATCCTGCCCGGCGACGATATAGAATTCTGA
- a CDS encoding MOSC domain-containing protein — protein MKIQALCIGNPERLPGKSYKTGIFKHAVNGAVMIDAEGLVGDAICNRKHHGGVDQAVYIEGSLTLDWWTQQLGRPYESGTFGENMVISDLDNRDVAVGDRFVSGDLVLEVSACRIPCATFAARMADPKFVKRYTVAARPGIYCRVIRGGVAEAGMPVEHQSFPGEKVTMAELMETFGRRLSEADRARYLAAPIHYKLRAMLDAQR, from the coding sequence ATGAAAATCCAGGCGCTATGCATCGGCAATCCGGAACGGCTGCCGGGCAAGAGCTACAAGACCGGCATCTTCAAACATGCCGTCAACGGCGCGGTGATGATCGATGCCGAAGGGCTGGTCGGCGATGCCATCTGCAACCGCAAACACCATGGCGGCGTCGACCAGGCCGTCTATATCGAGGGATCGCTGACGCTCGATTGGTGGACGCAGCAACTCGGCCGTCCGTACGAGTCAGGCACGTTCGGCGAAAACATGGTGATCTCAGACCTCGACAATCGCGACGTTGCCGTCGGCGACCGGTTCGTCTCAGGCGATCTCGTCCTCGAGGTCAGCGCCTGCCGCATTCCCTGCGCCACCTTCGCCGCCAGGATGGCCGATCCGAAATTCGTCAAACGTTATACCGTGGCCGCCCGTCCCGGCATCTATTGTCGCGTCATCCGCGGCGGCGTCGCCGAAGCCGGAATGCCGGTGGAGCATCAGTCCTTTCCCGGCGAAAAAGTCACAATGGCGGAACTGATGGAAACTTTTGGCCGACGGCTTTCGGAGGCGGACCGGGCGCGATATCTCGCTGCTCCTATTCACTACAAGTTGCGCGCGATGCTTGACGCGCAACGGTAG
- a CDS encoding c-type cytochrome, with amino-acid sequence MNSYVNTAVGALLGTIFVLMSVSIASEGIFHSEAPEKEGFAIVAEEAPAAGGEAAPAAAAVPIAQLLASADAKAGETVFKKCQACHDGTKGGPNKVGPNLFGVVDRPIASHEGFAYSAAMKDFSKGSSEKWTFEFLNKFLLAPKKDVPGTAMGFAGLAKDQDRANVILYLHTLADSPVPLPDPNTATQ; translated from the coding sequence ATGAATTCATACGTCAATACGGCCGTGGGGGCGCTGCTCGGAACGATTTTCGTTCTGATGTCGGTCTCTATCGCGTCCGAAGGGATCTTCCATTCCGAAGCACCGGAAAAGGAAGGTTTCGCGATCGTTGCCGAAGAGGCGCCCGCCGCTGGTGGCGAAGCTGCGCCTGCCGCTGCTGCCGTTCCGATCGCGCAATTGCTTGCTTCTGCCGATGCCAAGGCCGGTGAAACGGTCTTCAAGAAGTGTCAGGCCTGTCATGACGGCACCAAAGGGGGACCGAACAAGGTCGGTCCCAACCTCTTTGGTGTCGTAGATCGCCCGATCGCCTCGCATGAGGGCTTTGCCTATTCCGCTGCCATGAAGGATTTCTCCAAGGGCAGCAGCGAAAAGTGGACCTTCGAATTCCTCAACAAGTTCCTGCTGGCGCCGAAGAAGGACGTTCCGGGCACCGCGATGGGCTTTGCCGGTCTGGCAAAGGATCAGGACCGCGCCAACGTCATTCTTTACCTGCACACGCTGGCCGATTCGCCGGTACCGCTGCCGGACCCGAACACCGCGACGCAGTAA
- a CDS encoding prephenate dehydratase: MNIKTNRIAFQGEFGANSDMASRDMFPTMEPLPCQTFEDAFTAVDNGDADIGMIPIENTIAGRVADIHHLLPESRLHIIGEYFMPIRFQLMVLPGVTKDEIRTVHSHIHALGQCRKIVRAHGWKPVIAGDTAGAAKLVKETGDRTMAALAPRLAADLYGLEIVAENVEDTENNVTRFVVLSRDEEWAQRNSAEEKVVTTFVFNVRNIPAALYKALGGFATNNINMTKLESYQLGGRFVATQFYADIEGHPNDPNVRRALEELRFFSEKVRILGVYTGHAMRGLL; encoded by the coding sequence ATGAACATCAAGACCAACAGGATCGCCTTCCAGGGCGAATTCGGCGCCAATTCCGACATGGCCAGCCGGGACATGTTTCCGACCATGGAGCCGCTGCCCTGCCAGACTTTCGAGGATGCGTTCACGGCGGTCGACAATGGCGACGCCGATATCGGGATGATCCCGATCGAGAACACGATCGCCGGGCGTGTCGCCGATATCCACCATCTGCTGCCCGAATCGCGGCTCCACATCATCGGCGAATATTTCATGCCGATCCGCTTCCAGCTAATGGTGCTGCCTGGCGTGACCAAGGACGAGATCCGCACGGTGCACAGCCATATCCACGCGCTCGGCCAGTGCCGCAAGATCGTCCGCGCCCATGGCTGGAAGCCTGTCATCGCCGGCGATACGGCGGGGGCGGCGAAGCTCGTCAAGGAAACCGGCGACCGGACGATGGCTGCGCTCGCGCCGCGCCTTGCCGCCGATCTCTACGGGCTCGAGATCGTCGCCGAAAACGTCGAGGATACGGAAAACAACGTCACCCGCTTCGTCGTGCTGTCGCGCGACGAGGAATGGGCGCAACGGAATTCGGCTGAGGAAAAGGTCGTCACCACCTTCGTCTTCAACGTCCGCAACATTCCGGCCGCGCTCTACAAGGCGCTCGGCGGCTTTGCCACCAACAACATCAACATGACGAAGCTCGAAAGCTATCAGCTCGGCGGACGATTCGTGGCGACACAGTTCTACGCCGATATCGAAGGCCATCCGAACGACCCGAACGTGCGCCGGGCCTTGGAGGAGCTGCGGTTCTTCTCCGAGAAGGTGCGCATCCTCGGCGTCTACACGGGGCATGCGATGCGAGGCCTGCTTTAG
- the recR gene encoding recombination mediator RecR, protein MAKRVTGPEIEKLIQLLAKVPGLGPRSARRAALHLIKKKDQLLGPLSNAMGEAYDKVKICSRCGNVDTVDPCTVCTDTQRDQSIIIVVEDVSDLWALERAGAMNAAYHVLGGTLSPLDGIGPDDLNIRGLIDRIGEGGIRELIIAVNATVEGQTTAHYITDQLQGLEVKITRLAHGVPVGGELDYLDEGTLAAALRARTVI, encoded by the coding sequence ATGGCAAAACGAGTCACCGGCCCCGAAATCGAAAAACTCATCCAGCTTCTGGCAAAGGTGCCGGGCCTCGGGCCGCGCTCGGCGCGCCGGGCTGCACTGCACCTTATCAAGAAGAAGGACCAGTTGCTGGGGCCACTGTCGAATGCGATGGGCGAGGCTTACGACAAGGTGAAGATCTGCTCGCGCTGCGGCAATGTCGATACCGTCGATCCCTGCACCGTCTGCACCGACACGCAGCGCGATCAATCCATCATCATCGTCGTCGAAGACGTCTCCGACCTCTGGGCGCTGGAGCGGGCCGGCGCGATGAACGCCGCCTATCACGTGCTCGGCGGCACGCTGTCGCCGCTCGACGGGATCGGGCCCGACGATCTGAATATTCGCGGCCTGATCGACCGGATCGGCGAAGGCGGCATCCGGGAGCTGATCATCGCGGTCAACGCCACCGTCGAGGGACAGACGACCGCGCATTACATCACCGACCAATTGCAGGGGCTTGAGGTGAAGATCACCCGGCTGGCGCATGGCGTGCCGGTCGGCGGCGAACTCGATTATCTCGACGAGGGCACGCTGGCGGCGGCCCTTCGGGCGCGGACGGTGATATGA
- a CDS encoding 3-deoxy-manno-octulosonate cytidylyltransferase, giving the protein MSDSNLDGVLVLIPARMASTRLPGKPLADICGLPMIVQVALRAKEAAIGRVVVAVDDARVFDAVSAAGFEVVMTSSDHQSGSDRIFEALQKVDPAGKAKFIVNVQGDLPTIDPATVRAALRPLENEAVDIGTLTTEIDNEADKTAPHIVKVVGSPVSDTRLRGLYFTRATAPYGKGPLYHHIGLYAYRRAALERFVSLGPSTLERRESLEQLRALEAGMRIDAEIVDTVPLGVDTPADLEIARRILSARTG; this is encoded by the coding sequence ATGAGTGATTCAAATTTAGACGGTGTGCTCGTATTGATCCCGGCGCGGATGGCCTCCACCCGGCTTCCGGGCAAGCCGCTCGCCGATATTTGCGGGCTGCCGATGATCGTTCAGGTGGCGCTGCGCGCCAAGGAGGCGGCGATCGGCCGCGTCGTCGTCGCCGTCGACGACGCCAGGGTGTTCGACGCGGTTTCTGCCGCCGGCTTCGAAGTCGTCATGACCAGCTCGGATCACCAATCGGGTTCCGATCGGATCTTCGAGGCGCTGCAGAAAGTCGATCCTGCCGGCAAGGCGAAATTCATCGTCAACGTCCAGGGCGATCTGCCGACGATCGATCCGGCAACCGTGCGCGCGGCTTTGCGCCCTCTCGAGAACGAGGCGGTCGATATCGGCACGCTGACGACCGAAATCGACAATGAAGCGGATAAAACCGCGCCGCACATCGTCAAGGTCGTCGGTTCGCCGGTTTCCGACACCCGGCTGCGCGGGCTCTATTTCACGCGGGCGACCGCACCTTACGGCAAGGGTCCGCTCTACCACCATATCGGCCTTTACGCCTATCGGCGCGCGGCGCTGGAACGCTTTGTCTCGCTCGGACCTTCGACGCTCGAAAGGCGCGAATCGCTGGAGCAACTGCGGGCGCTGGAGGCCGGCATGCGCATCGACGCCGAGATCGTTGACACGGTTCCGCTCGGTGTCGATACTCCCGCCGACCTCGAAATAGCGCGGCGCATCCTCTCCGCCAGAACAGGATGA
- a CDS encoding SH3 domain-containing protein — translation MRSKVLKSCLALAIALAASMGTVEFAHAQAAKGPSGLPLPRFVTLKSKRVNLRIGPGTDYAVSWMYLKSGLPVEIIQEYDNWRRIRDADGTEGWVNQSLLSGQRAAIAAPWMKTKAKGVFVNLRREAQPSASIVAKLEPGVMLTIGECNGDWCRAETDGASGWVAQSEIWGAYPGEAFK, via the coding sequence ATGCGCAGCAAAGTCCTGAAGTCCTGCCTTGCCCTTGCCATCGCTCTGGCCGCCTCCATGGGAACTGTCGAATTCGCCCATGCGCAGGCCGCCAAGGGGCCAAGCGGGCTGCCATTGCCGCGTTTCGTCACGCTGAAATCCAAGCGCGTCAACCTGCGCATCGGCCCGGGAACGGATTATGCCGTTTCGTGGATGTACTTGAAATCCGGCCTGCCGGTGGAGATCATCCAGGAATACGACAACTGGCGCCGCATCCGCGATGCCGACGGCACCGAAGGCTGGGTCAACCAATCGCTGCTGTCAGGCCAGCGCGCGGCGATCGCCGCCCCGTGGATGAAGACGAAGGCCAAGGGCGTGTTCGTCAATCTGCGCCGCGAGGCGCAGCCTTCCGCATCGATCGTTGCCAAGCTGGAACCCGGCGTGATGCTGACGATCGGCGAGTGCAACGGCGACTGGTGCCGCGCCGAAACCGACGGCGCCTCCGGTTGGGTAGCGCAGTCGGAAATCTGGGGCGCCTATCCCGGCGAAGCCTTTAAATAA
- the nudC gene encoding NAD(+) diphosphatase, whose protein sequence is MSHSLFDSDVPHPEPSNLTAFAANDLNRDSEHRDEHSVEKALARDGTHIFAFARDRLVLKHDGQVLDPLFARYELQELQPDWDETVLLGYRKSGEPRLAVPVGIDVDDLASHYKPADGRTLFREMLIDEVLLGEFAQAASLIRWNGDNRFCGRCGSAMEIHIGGYKRVCAACEHMIFPRTDPVVIMLTIDESRDLCLLGRSPHFAPGMYSCLAGFVEPGETIENAVRRETLEESGIRTGRIRYHASQPWPMPHSLMIGCYAEAKSTDISRDETELEDCRWFTREETIEMLERPSATGKASPPKGAIAHRLMRDWVEWKR, encoded by the coding sequence ATGAGTCATTCGCTTTTCGATTCGGATGTGCCGCATCCCGAACCCAGCAATCTCACGGCTTTTGCCGCCAATGACCTCAATCGCGATTCCGAGCATCGCGACGAACACTCCGTCGAAAAGGCGCTGGCAAGGGACGGCACGCATATCTTCGCCTTCGCCAGAGACAGGCTGGTGCTGAAGCATGACGGCCAGGTGCTCGATCCGCTTTTTGCCCGCTACGAGCTGCAGGAATTGCAGCCGGATTGGGACGAGACCGTGCTTCTCGGCTACCGCAAATCGGGCGAGCCGCGGCTCGCCGTCCCCGTCGGCATCGACGTCGACGATCTTGCCAGCCATTACAAGCCTGCCGACGGCCGTACTTTGTTTCGCGAAATGCTGATCGACGAGGTGCTGCTCGGCGAATTCGCCCAGGCCGCGAGCCTCATCCGCTGGAATGGCGACAACCGCTTCTGCGGCCGCTGCGGCTCGGCGATGGAGATCCACATCGGCGGCTACAAGCGGGTCTGCGCCGCCTGCGAACACATGATCTTTCCGCGCACCGACCCCGTCGTCATCATGCTGACGATCGACGAGAGCCGCGACCTCTGCCTGCTCGGCCGCAGCCCGCATTTTGCACCTGGCATGTATTCCTGCCTCGCCGGCTTCGTCGAACCCGGCGAGACCATCGAGAACGCCGTGCGCCGCGAAACGCTGGAGGAATCGGGCATCCGCACCGGCCGCATCCGCTACCACGCCTCGCAGCCCTGGCCGATGCCGCATTCGCTGATGATCGGCTGTTACGCCGAGGCGAAATCCACCGACATCAGCCGCGACGAGACCGAACTCGAGGATTGCCGCTGGTTCACCCGCGAGGAAACGATCGAGATGCTGGAACGCCCGAGCGCGACTGGCAAGGCCTCGCCGCCGAAAGGCGCGATCGCCCACCGCCTGATGCGCGACTGGGTGGAGTGGAAGCGCTAA
- a CDS encoding VOC family protein → MPSPNLIILYVKDPGESASFYRNLLNREPAVEAPNFVAFPLEGGFTLGLWRRSKVEPQPSAIGNRGEVAFMVAGENAVARQYEDWRGRGLPIAQELTELDFGPTFVVLDPDGHRLRVCEPDK, encoded by the coding sequence ATGCCCAGCCCCAACCTGATAATCCTTTACGTCAAGGACCCCGGCGAAAGCGCCAGCTTCTACCGCAACCTCCTGAACCGAGAACCGGCCGTGGAAGCGCCGAATTTCGTTGCCTTTCCACTCGAGGGCGGCTTCACCCTCGGCCTCTGGCGGCGCAGCAAGGTCGAGCCGCAGCCCTCCGCCATCGGCAACCGCGGCGAAGTGGCGTTCATGGTGGCGGGGGAAAATGCCGTCGCCCGGCAGTATGAGGATTGGCGCGGCCGCGGCCTGCCGATCGCCCAGGAACTGACCGAACTGGATTTCGGCCCGACCTTCGTCGTGCTCGACCCGGACGGTCATCGACTGCGCGTCTGTGAGCCGGATAAATAA
- a CDS encoding YbaB/EbfC family nucleoid-associated protein, whose amino-acid sequence MRDIMGMMGKVKEMQAKMEQMQAEIAELTAEGKAGGGLVTAVISGKGELKSLKIDPSLFKEDDVEILEDLIVAAHKDAKDKAEALAAEKTKALTAGLPIPPGFKLPF is encoded by the coding sequence ATGCGCGACATCATGGGCATGATGGGCAAAGTCAAGGAAATGCAGGCCAAGATGGAGCAGATGCAGGCGGAGATCGCCGAGCTCACGGCCGAAGGCAAGGCGGGCGGCGGCCTCGTCACCGCCGTCATCTCGGGCAAGGGCGAGCTGAAGAGCCTGAAGATCGACCCGTCGCTGTTCAAGGAAGACGATGTCGAGATCCTCGAGGACCTGATCGTCGCCGCCCACAAGGACGCCAAGGACAAGGCCGAGGCGCTCGCCGCCGAAAAGACCAAGGCACTGACCGCCGGCCTGCCGATTCCACCCGGTTTCAAGCTGCCGTTCTGA
- a CDS encoding helix-turn-helix transcriptional regulator, with product MPVARSERLLTLLQTLRRYRRPVTGTVLAEETGVSLRTLYRDIASLQAQGAMIEGEAGIGYVLRPGLMLPPMMFSEEELEALVLGSRWVARAAEPRLAGAGADALAKIAAVLPADMREMIDSAALFVGPKRRDEDKADVSAIRRAIRLERILELHYGDEQGRISRRRVWPFALGYFEHVRVLMAWCELRQDFRHFRTDRIIDMTLHEVRYPRRRTVLLKEWREQDVPLEN from the coding sequence ATGCCGGTCGCCCGCTCGGAACGGCTGCTGACGCTGCTCCAGACGCTTCGGCGTTACCGGCGGCCGGTGACCGGCACCGTGCTTGCCGAGGAGACCGGCGTCAGCCTGCGTACGCTCTATCGCGACATTGCCAGCCTGCAGGCCCAAGGGGCGATGATCGAAGGCGAAGCCGGGATCGGCTACGTGCTGAGGCCGGGCTTGATGCTGCCACCGATGATGTTCTCCGAGGAGGAACTGGAAGCGCTGGTCCTCGGCTCGCGCTGGGTCGCGCGCGCCGCCGAACCGCGCCTGGCCGGCGCCGGCGCCGATGCGCTGGCCAAGATAGCCGCGGTGCTGCCGGCCGATATGCGGGAGATGATCGATTCGGCCGCCCTTTTCGTCGGCCCCAAGCGCCGGGACGAGGACAAGGCTGACGTTTCGGCGATCCGCCGGGCGATCCGTCTGGAGCGTATTCTCGAACTGCACTATGGCGACGAGCAGGGTCGAATTTCGCGCCGCCGCGTCTGGCCTTTCGCACTCGGCTATTTCGAGCATGTGCGGGTCCTCATGGCCTGGTGCGAGTTGCGCCAGGACTTCCGCCATTTCCGCACCGACCGCATTATCGACATGACGCTGCACGAGGTGCGTTATCCGCGCCGCCGAACGGTTCTCCTCAAGGAATGGCGCGAGCAGGACGTGCCGCTCGAGAACTGA
- a CDS encoding HIT domain-containing protein, translating to MNGFVLDPRLENDSTSVMVTGLCDLRLSRDARWPWLILVPRRADITEIFELTPLDQVLLAFETDLVAKALKEITGAAKINVGALGNIVRQLHVHVIARFEGDANWPGPVWGFGRAEPYEDGKRDEFIAKLREALSS from the coding sequence TTGAACGGTTTCGTGCTCGACCCCCGGCTGGAAAACGACAGCACCAGCGTCATGGTCACCGGCCTCTGTGATCTCAGATTGTCGAGGGATGCCCGCTGGCCCTGGCTCATTCTCGTGCCGCGCCGGGCCGATATCACCGAAATCTTCGAGCTGACGCCGCTCGACCAGGTGCTGCTCGCCTTCGAGACGGACCTCGTCGCCAAAGCGCTCAAAGAGATCACCGGTGCTGCAAAAATCAATGTCGGGGCTCTTGGCAATATCGTCCGCCAGCTTCATGTTCATGTCATTGCCCGCTTCGAAGGCGACGCCAATTGGCCGGGTCCCGTCTGGGGGTTCGGGCGCGCGGAACCCTACGAGGACGGAAAGAGAGACGAATTCATAGCGAAGCTGCGGGAAGCCCTTTCATCATGA
- a CDS encoding AEC family transporter, protein MSAIILDVLPIFILILIGWVIVRSGLMASNVGEALSEFVFKIAVPLLLFRTIAEADFHGASPFRLWIVYFSGVAITWATGHIAATRLFGRDERIGVLAGVSSAFANNIFIGLPLVERTVGDEGLVALSILLAVHLPVMMVAGTVLMEHAERKIAGKSDRSMVLVLRQIAVNLVRNPLVIGLAAGMAMHLSGLAMPVTLATVVKQIAGIAGPAALISLGMALEKYGISGNLGIASVTSSLKLLLLPGCVWAASHLLGLSPAWTAAIVLTSSVPTGVNAWLIANRFGVGHSIAASTITVTTALGAITVSLWAYFLGA, encoded by the coding sequence ATGTCAGCTATCATTCTCGACGTTCTTCCCATTTTCATCCTGATCCTCATCGGCTGGGTGATCGTCCGCAGCGGCTTGATGGCATCGAATGTCGGCGAAGCGCTCAGCGAATTCGTCTTCAAGATCGCCGTGCCGCTCTTACTCTTCCGCACCATCGCCGAGGCGGATTTTCACGGCGCCTCGCCTTTCCGGCTGTGGATCGTCTATTTCTCAGGCGTTGCGATCACCTGGGCGACCGGCCATATCGCCGCCACACGCCTCTTCGGCCGCGACGAGCGGATCGGCGTGCTGGCCGGCGTTTCCTCGGCTTTCGCCAATAATATCTTCATCGGCCTGCCGCTCGTTGAGCGCACGGTCGGCGACGAAGGACTGGTGGCGCTGTCGATCCTGCTCGCCGTGCATCTGCCGGTGATGATGGTCGCCGGCACGGTGCTGATGGAGCATGCCGAGCGCAAGATCGCCGGCAAAAGCGATCGCAGCATGGTGCTGGTGCTGCGCCAGATCGCCGTCAATCTGGTGCGCAATCCGCTGGTGATCGGGCTTGCGGCCGGCATGGCCATGCATCTTTCCGGTCTCGCCATGCCGGTCACCCTGGCAACCGTCGTCAAGCAGATCGCCGGCATTGCCGGTCCGGCGGCGTTGATCTCGCTCGGCATGGCGCTGGAGAAATACGGCATCTCCGGCAATCTCGGTATCGCCAGCGTGACATCGAGCTTGAAGCTGCTGCTGCTGCCCGGCTGCGTCTGGGCGGCGAGCCATCTACTCGGCCTCAGCCCGGCATGGACGGCGGCGATCGTGCTGACATCCTCGGTGCCCACGGGCGTCAATGCCTGGCTGATCGCCAACCGATTCGGCGTCGGCCATAGCATTGCTGCCTCGACGATCACCGTGACGACGGCGCTCGGCGCCATCACCGTCTCGCTCTGGGCCTATTTCCTGGGGGCCTGA